A window of the Odocoileus virginianus isolate 20LAN1187 ecotype Illinois chromosome 20, Ovbor_1.2, whole genome shotgun sequence genome harbors these coding sequences:
- the EXOC3L1 gene encoding exocyst complex component 3-like protein isoform X3, with protein sequence MDSAARDKMQRALPTGSSCPGPEWPEQERAEQLARGAALKWASGIFYRPEQLARLGQYRSREVQRTCSLEARIKSVVQSYLEGVKTGVWQLAQALEAVRGTREALGQARELLRDMAEAAQTLEPLREQVVQHKQLQALSQLLPRLRAVPAAVAHTQTLIDAQRFLEAYVSLRELEQLQEETCAHLGGLELPVFEGLGPLAEALGQAVEAAAGAAGQLAREDPALLVAAMRVAEVDAGRTTSLEQAPRDWRQRCLHALQQGLERVHFGTSLQPGPGALAEWLEALRVALPAELAMAEALVAPCCPPHYKVVQLWAHTLHGGLRRCLQQLLEGPELEAADTFTLLHWALHVYQGPEMMGSLELGPEADVSDLEPLLTLENIEQLEATFVAKVQANVAQWLQKALDGEVVEWGREQEPDTDLSGFYHSPLPAIVLQILEENIRVTRMVSVSLQRRVHGMALSELSAFLRSSSVSVLQPEWVVPGVLAPVEAELDKLQKRICRLVLEALLAELQPLFAVLPSRRWLSSPELLDDVCERTARFCQNFRHVRNPAVQLLLAEAERTVVLQYLRALMQGRLVCRGADERTQAAERLQHDAAQLQELFLGLGLEESVQCAPVLLALRELLNLSDPTLLGLEVAGLRQQFPDVRCEDGSGREETQEGLGGANAPVTPQRGSRLRPPGPARGRVPRAAPGRTQLSAGRPAALAPSWSPSTFQPRANTCTLAGLLLPLRVLCLTPDCPQNKVTSPYA encoded by the exons ATGGACTCGGCAGCCAGGGACAAAATGCAGCGCGCACTCCCCACTG GCTCTTCCTGCCCAGGGCCGGAGTGGCCGGAGCAGGAGCGGGCGGAGCAGCTGGCCCGGGGTGCAGCACTCAAGTGGGCCTCAGGCATCTTCTACCGGCCAGAGCAGCTGGCCAGGCTGGGCCAGTACCGGAGCCGTGAGGTGCAGCGGACCTGTTCTCTGGAAGCACGCATCAAG TCAGTGGTGCAGTCATACCTGGAGGGTGTGAAGACCGGGGTGTGGCAGCTGGCCCAGGCCCTTGAGGCTGTGCGGGGAACCCGAGAGGCCCTGGGCCAGGCCCGTGAGCTGCTCCGGGATATGGCTGAGGCTGCGCAGACCCTAGAACCCCTGCGGGAGCAGGTTGTACAGCACAAACAACTGCAGGCCTTGTCTCAGCTGCTGCCCCGGCTTCGAGCTG TGCCAGCTGCAGTGGCCCACACACAGACCCTGATTGATGCCCAGCGGTTCTTGGAGGCCTATGTGAGCCTCCGGGAACTGGAGCAGCTGCAAGAAGAGACATGCGCACATCTTGGGGGCCTGGAGTTGCCAGTCTTCGAGGGACTGGGCCCTCTGGCTGAGGCCCTGGGCCAGGCTGTGGAGGCGGCTGCAGGGGCTGCAGGGCAGCTGGCCCGGGAGGACCCAGCCTTGCTGGTGGCTGCCATGCGTGTGGCCGAGGTGGATGCTGGGCGCACCACCTCCCTGGAGCAAGCTCCACGGGACTGGCGACAGCGCTGTCTGCATGCACTACAGCAGGGCTTGGAGCGGGTCCACTTCGGGACATCTCTGCAGCCTGGGCCTGGGGCACTAGCAGAGTGGCTGGAGGCTCTTCGGGTGGCTCTTCCAGCCGAGTTGGCCATGGCTGAGGCTCTGGTAGCACCCTGCTGCCCACCACACTACAAAGTTGTCCAGTTGTGGGCCCACACCCTTCATGGTGGCCTGCGGCGCTGCCTGCAGCAACTCCTGGAAGGGCCTGAGCTGGAAGCTGCCGACACCTTCACCCTGCTGCACTGGGCGCTGCATGTCTACCAGGG GCCAGAGATGATGGGGAGCCTGGAGTTGGGGCCTGAGGCTGACGTGTCTGATCTGGAGCCCCTCCTGACCCTGGAAAACATCGAGCAGTTGGAGGCAACATTTGTGGCCAAAGTCCAG GCAAATGTGGCCCAGTGGCTGCAGAAGGCACTGGATGGGGAGGTAGTTGAGTGGGGCCGAGAGCAGGAACCTGACACAGACCTGTCTGGCTTCTACCACTCACCATTGCCAGCCATCGTGCTGCAG ATCCTGGAAGAGAACATTCGTGTGACCAGAATGGTCAGCGTGTCACTGCAGCGGCGGGTGCATGGCATGGCACTGTCAGAACTGAGTGCCTTCCTGAGGAG CTCCTCCGTATCCGTCCTGCAGCCCGAATGGGTGGTTCCAGGGGTCTTGGCTCCGGTGGAGGCAGAGCTAGACAAGTTGCAGAAGAGGATCTGTCGCCTGGTGTTGGAGGCGCTGCTGGCGGAGCTACAG CCCCTATTCGCGGTTCTGCCCTCGCGCCGCTGGCTCTCAAGCCCAGAGCTGCTGGATGACGTGTGCGAGCGGACGGCGCGATTCTGCCAGAACTTTCGGCACGTGCGGAATCCCGCGGTCCAG CTGTTGCTGGCCGAGGCGGAGCGTACGGTGGTGCTGCAGTACTTACGTGCGCTGATGCAAGGCCGCCTAGTCTGCCGCGGTGCTGACGAGAGGACCCAGGCGGCCGAGCGCCTGCAGCACGATGCGGCCCAGCTTCAGGAGCTTTTCCTCGGTTTG GGCCTGGAGGAGAGCGTTCAGTGTGCGCCAGTGCTGCTTGCATTGAGGGAGCTGCTGAACCTCAGCGACCCCACGCTACTTGGCCTCGAGGTGGCAGGTTTGCGGCAACAGTTTCCCGACGTGAGGTGCGAAGACGGGTCGGGAAGGGAGGAGACCCAGGAGGGGCTGGGCGGGGCTAACGCACCCGTAACTCCACAGCGAGGATCACGTCTCCGCCCTCCTGGACCTGCGCGGGGACGTGTCCCGAGAGCAGCGCCTGGCCGCACTCAGCTCTCTGCGGGCCGGCCCGCAGCCCTCGCCCCCAGCTGGTCGCCGAGCACTTTTCAGCCTCGTGCCAACACCTGCACCCTCGCTGGCCTCCTGCTTCCCCTCAGGGTCCTGTGCCTGACCCCTGACTGCCCGCAGAATAAAGTCACGTCCCCGTACGCCTGA
- the EXOC3L1 gene encoding exocyst complex component 3-like protein isoform X4 gives MDSAARDKMQRALPTGSSCPGPEWPEQERAEQLARGAALKWASGIFYRPEQLARLGQYRSREVQRTCSLEARIKSVVQSYLEGVKTGVWQLAQALEAVRGTREALGQARELLRDMAEAAQTLEPLREQVVQHKQLQALSQLLPRLRAVPAAVAHTQTLIDAQRFLEAYVSLRELEQLQEETCAHLGGLELPVFEGLGPLAEALGQAVEAAAGAAGQLAREDPALLVAAMRVAEVDAGRTTSLEQAPRDWRQRCLHALQQGLERVHFGTSLQPGPGALAEWLEALRVALPAELAMAEALVAPCCPPHYKVVQLWAHTLHGGLRRCLQQLLEGPELEAADTFTLLHWALHVYQGPEMMGSLELGPEADVSDLEPLLTLENIEQLEATFVAKVQANVAQWLQKALDGEVVEWGREQEPDTDLSGFYHSPLPAIVLQILEENIRVTRMVSVSLQRRVHGMALSELSAFLRSFSDALIRFSRDHLRGDAVVPHYVPYLLATLNHQLALSSSVSVLQPEWVVPGVLAPVEAELDKLQKRICRLVLEALLAELQPLFAVLPSRRWLSSPELLDDVCERTARFCQNFRHVRNPAVQLLLAEAERTVVLQYLRALMQGRLVCRGADERTQAAERLQHDAAQLQELFLGLGLEESVQCAPVLLALRELLNLSDPTLLGLEVAGLRQQFPDVSEDHVSALLDLRGDVSREQRLAALSSLRAGPQPSPPAGRRALFSLVPTPAPSLASCFPSGSCA, from the exons ATGGACTCGGCAGCCAGGGACAAAATGCAGCGCGCACTCCCCACTG GCTCTTCCTGCCCAGGGCCGGAGTGGCCGGAGCAGGAGCGGGCGGAGCAGCTGGCCCGGGGTGCAGCACTCAAGTGGGCCTCAGGCATCTTCTACCGGCCAGAGCAGCTGGCCAGGCTGGGCCAGTACCGGAGCCGTGAGGTGCAGCGGACCTGTTCTCTGGAAGCACGCATCAAG TCAGTGGTGCAGTCATACCTGGAGGGTGTGAAGACCGGGGTGTGGCAGCTGGCCCAGGCCCTTGAGGCTGTGCGGGGAACCCGAGAGGCCCTGGGCCAGGCCCGTGAGCTGCTCCGGGATATGGCTGAGGCTGCGCAGACCCTAGAACCCCTGCGGGAGCAGGTTGTACAGCACAAACAACTGCAGGCCTTGTCTCAGCTGCTGCCCCGGCTTCGAGCTG TGCCAGCTGCAGTGGCCCACACACAGACCCTGATTGATGCCCAGCGGTTCTTGGAGGCCTATGTGAGCCTCCGGGAACTGGAGCAGCTGCAAGAAGAGACATGCGCACATCTTGGGGGCCTGGAGTTGCCAGTCTTCGAGGGACTGGGCCCTCTGGCTGAGGCCCTGGGCCAGGCTGTGGAGGCGGCTGCAGGGGCTGCAGGGCAGCTGGCCCGGGAGGACCCAGCCTTGCTGGTGGCTGCCATGCGTGTGGCCGAGGTGGATGCTGGGCGCACCACCTCCCTGGAGCAAGCTCCACGGGACTGGCGACAGCGCTGTCTGCATGCACTACAGCAGGGCTTGGAGCGGGTCCACTTCGGGACATCTCTGCAGCCTGGGCCTGGGGCACTAGCAGAGTGGCTGGAGGCTCTTCGGGTGGCTCTTCCAGCCGAGTTGGCCATGGCTGAGGCTCTGGTAGCACCCTGCTGCCCACCACACTACAAAGTTGTCCAGTTGTGGGCCCACACCCTTCATGGTGGCCTGCGGCGCTGCCTGCAGCAACTCCTGGAAGGGCCTGAGCTGGAAGCTGCCGACACCTTCACCCTGCTGCACTGGGCGCTGCATGTCTACCAGGG GCCAGAGATGATGGGGAGCCTGGAGTTGGGGCCTGAGGCTGACGTGTCTGATCTGGAGCCCCTCCTGACCCTGGAAAACATCGAGCAGTTGGAGGCAACATTTGTGGCCAAAGTCCAG GCAAATGTGGCCCAGTGGCTGCAGAAGGCACTGGATGGGGAGGTAGTTGAGTGGGGCCGAGAGCAGGAACCTGACACAGACCTGTCTGGCTTCTACCACTCACCATTGCCAGCCATCGTGCTGCAG ATCCTGGAAGAGAACATTCGTGTGACCAGAATGGTCAGCGTGTCACTGCAGCGGCGGGTGCATGGCATGGCACTGTCAGAACTGAGTGCCTTCCTGAGGAG CTTCAGCGATGCTCTGATCCGATTCTCCCGAGACCATCTCAGGGGGGACGCAGTGGTCCCGCATTACGTGCCCTACCTACTGGCTACCCTCAACCACCAGTTAGCACTCAG CTCCTCCGTATCCGTCCTGCAGCCCGAATGGGTGGTTCCAGGGGTCTTGGCTCCGGTGGAGGCAGAGCTAGACAAGTTGCAGAAGAGGATCTGTCGCCTGGTGTTGGAGGCGCTGCTGGCGGAGCTACAG CCCCTATTCGCGGTTCTGCCCTCGCGCCGCTGGCTCTCAAGCCCAGAGCTGCTGGATGACGTGTGCGAGCGGACGGCGCGATTCTGCCAGAACTTTCGGCACGTGCGGAATCCCGCGGTCCAG CTGTTGCTGGCCGAGGCGGAGCGTACGGTGGTGCTGCAGTACTTACGTGCGCTGATGCAAGGCCGCCTAGTCTGCCGCGGTGCTGACGAGAGGACCCAGGCGGCCGAGCGCCTGCAGCACGATGCGGCCCAGCTTCAGGAGCTTTTCCTCGGTTTG GGCCTGGAGGAGAGCGTTCAGTGTGCGCCAGTGCTGCTTGCATTGAGGGAGCTGCTGAACCTCAGCGACCCCACGCTACTTGGCCTCGAGGTGGCAGGTTTGCGGCAACAGTTTCCCGACGTGAG CGAGGATCACGTCTCCGCCCTCCTGGACCTGCGCGGGGACGTGTCCCGAGAGCAGCGCCTGGCCGCACTCAGCTCTCTGCGGGCCGGCCCGCAGCCCTCGCCCCCAGCTGGTCGCCGAGCACTTTTCAGCCTCGTGCCAACACCTGCACCCTCGCTGGCCTCCTGCTTCCCCTCAGGGTCCTGTGCCTGA
- the EXOC3L1 gene encoding exocyst complex component 3-like protein isoform X6, with amino-acid sequence MDSAARDKMQRALPTGPEWPEQERAEQLARGAALKWASGIFYRPEQLARLGQYRSREVQRTCSLEARIKSVVQSYLEGVKTGVWQLAQALEAVRGTREALGQARELLRDMAEAAQTLEPLREQVVQHKQLQALSQLLPRLRAVPAAVAHTQTLIDAQRFLEAYVSLRELEQLQEETCAHLGGLELPVFEGLGPLAEALGQAVEAAAGAAGQLAREDPALLVAAMRVAEVDAGRTTSLEQAPRDWRQRCLHALQQGLERVHFGTSLQPGPGALAEWLEALRVALPAELAMAEALVAPCCPPHYKVVQLWAHTLHGGLRRCLQQLLEGPELEAADTFTLLHWALHVYQGPEMMGSLELGPEADVSDLEPLLTLENIEQLEATFVAKVQANVAQWLQKALDGEVVEWGREQEPDTDLSGFYHSPLPAIVLQILEENIRVTRMVSVSLQRRVHGMALSELSAFLRSFSDALIRFSRDHLRGDAVVPHYVPYLLATLNHQLALSSSVSVLQPEWVVPGVLAPVEAELDKLQKRICRLVLEALLAELQPLFAVLPSRRWLSSPELLDDVCERTARFCQNFRHVRNPAVQLLLAEAERTVVLQYLRALMQGRLVCRGADERTQAAERLQHDAAQLQELFLGLGLEESVQCAPVLLALRELLNLSDPTLLGLEVAGLRQQFPDVSEDHVSALLDLRGDVSREQRLAALSSLRAGPQPSPPAGRRALFSLVPTPAPSLASCFPSGSCA; translated from the exons ATGGACTCGGCAGCCAGGGACAAAATGCAGCGCGCACTCCCCACTG GGCCGGAGTGGCCGGAGCAGGAGCGGGCGGAGCAGCTGGCCCGGGGTGCAGCACTCAAGTGGGCCTCAGGCATCTTCTACCGGCCAGAGCAGCTGGCCAGGCTGGGCCAGTACCGGAGCCGTGAGGTGCAGCGGACCTGTTCTCTGGAAGCACGCATCAAG TCAGTGGTGCAGTCATACCTGGAGGGTGTGAAGACCGGGGTGTGGCAGCTGGCCCAGGCCCTTGAGGCTGTGCGGGGAACCCGAGAGGCCCTGGGCCAGGCCCGTGAGCTGCTCCGGGATATGGCTGAGGCTGCGCAGACCCTAGAACCCCTGCGGGAGCAGGTTGTACAGCACAAACAACTGCAGGCCTTGTCTCAGCTGCTGCCCCGGCTTCGAGCTG TGCCAGCTGCAGTGGCCCACACACAGACCCTGATTGATGCCCAGCGGTTCTTGGAGGCCTATGTGAGCCTCCGGGAACTGGAGCAGCTGCAAGAAGAGACATGCGCACATCTTGGGGGCCTGGAGTTGCCAGTCTTCGAGGGACTGGGCCCTCTGGCTGAGGCCCTGGGCCAGGCTGTGGAGGCGGCTGCAGGGGCTGCAGGGCAGCTGGCCCGGGAGGACCCAGCCTTGCTGGTGGCTGCCATGCGTGTGGCCGAGGTGGATGCTGGGCGCACCACCTCCCTGGAGCAAGCTCCACGGGACTGGCGACAGCGCTGTCTGCATGCACTACAGCAGGGCTTGGAGCGGGTCCACTTCGGGACATCTCTGCAGCCTGGGCCTGGGGCACTAGCAGAGTGGCTGGAGGCTCTTCGGGTGGCTCTTCCAGCCGAGTTGGCCATGGCTGAGGCTCTGGTAGCACCCTGCTGCCCACCACACTACAAAGTTGTCCAGTTGTGGGCCCACACCCTTCATGGTGGCCTGCGGCGCTGCCTGCAGCAACTCCTGGAAGGGCCTGAGCTGGAAGCTGCCGACACCTTCACCCTGCTGCACTGGGCGCTGCATGTCTACCAGGG GCCAGAGATGATGGGGAGCCTGGAGTTGGGGCCTGAGGCTGACGTGTCTGATCTGGAGCCCCTCCTGACCCTGGAAAACATCGAGCAGTTGGAGGCAACATTTGTGGCCAAAGTCCAG GCAAATGTGGCCCAGTGGCTGCAGAAGGCACTGGATGGGGAGGTAGTTGAGTGGGGCCGAGAGCAGGAACCTGACACAGACCTGTCTGGCTTCTACCACTCACCATTGCCAGCCATCGTGCTGCAG ATCCTGGAAGAGAACATTCGTGTGACCAGAATGGTCAGCGTGTCACTGCAGCGGCGGGTGCATGGCATGGCACTGTCAGAACTGAGTGCCTTCCTGAGGAG CTTCAGCGATGCTCTGATCCGATTCTCCCGAGACCATCTCAGGGGGGACGCAGTGGTCCCGCATTACGTGCCCTACCTACTGGCTACCCTCAACCACCAGTTAGCACTCAG CTCCTCCGTATCCGTCCTGCAGCCCGAATGGGTGGTTCCAGGGGTCTTGGCTCCGGTGGAGGCAGAGCTAGACAAGTTGCAGAAGAGGATCTGTCGCCTGGTGTTGGAGGCGCTGCTGGCGGAGCTACAG CCCCTATTCGCGGTTCTGCCCTCGCGCCGCTGGCTCTCAAGCCCAGAGCTGCTGGATGACGTGTGCGAGCGGACGGCGCGATTCTGCCAGAACTTTCGGCACGTGCGGAATCCCGCGGTCCAG CTGTTGCTGGCCGAGGCGGAGCGTACGGTGGTGCTGCAGTACTTACGTGCGCTGATGCAAGGCCGCCTAGTCTGCCGCGGTGCTGACGAGAGGACCCAGGCGGCCGAGCGCCTGCAGCACGATGCGGCCCAGCTTCAGGAGCTTTTCCTCGGTTTG GGCCTGGAGGAGAGCGTTCAGTGTGCGCCAGTGCTGCTTGCATTGAGGGAGCTGCTGAACCTCAGCGACCCCACGCTACTTGGCCTCGAGGTGGCAGGTTTGCGGCAACAGTTTCCCGACGTGAG CGAGGATCACGTCTCCGCCCTCCTGGACCTGCGCGGGGACGTGTCCCGAGAGCAGCGCCTGGCCGCACTCAGCTCTCTGCGGGCCGGCCCGCAGCCCTCGCCCCCAGCTGGTCGCCGAGCACTTTTCAGCCTCGTGCCAACACCTGCACCCTCGCTGGCCTCCTGCTTCCCCTCAGGGTCCTGTGCCTGA
- the EXOC3L1 gene encoding exocyst complex component 3-like protein isoform X5, whose protein sequence is MDSAARDKMQRALPTGSSCPGPEWPEQERAEQLARGAALKWASGIFYRPEQLARLGQYRSREVQRTCSLEARIKSVVQSYLEGVKTGVWQLAQALEAVRGTREALGQARELLRDMAEAAQTLEPLREQVVQHKQLQALSQLLPRLRAVPAAVAHTQTLIDAQRFLEAYVSLRELEQLQEETCAHLGGLELPVFEGLGPLAEALGQAVEAAAGAAGQLAREDPALLVAAMRVAEVDAGRTTSLEQAPRDWRQRCLHALQQGLERVHFGTSLQPGPGALAEWLEALRVALPAELAMAEALVAPCCPPHYKVVQLWAHTLHGGLRRCLQQLLEGPELEAADTFTLLHWALHVYQGPEMMGSLELGPEADVSDLEPLLTLENIEQLEATFVAKVQANVAQWLQKALDGEVVEWGREQEPDTDLSGFYHSPLPAIVLQILEENIRVTRMVSVSLQRRVHGMALSELSAFLRSFSDALIRFSRDHLRGDAVVPHYVPYLLATLNHQLALSSSVSVLQPEWVVPGVLAPVEAELDKLQKRICRLVLEALLAELQLLLAEAERTVVLQYLRALMQGRLVCRGADERTQAAERLQHDAAQLQELFLGLGLEESVQCAPVLLALRELLNLSDPTLLGLEVAGLRQQFPDVRCEDGSGREETQEGLGGANAPVTPQRGSRLRPPGPARGRVPRAAPGRTQLSAGRPAALAPSWSPSTFQPRANTCTLAGLLLPLRVLCLTPDCPQNKVTSPYA, encoded by the exons ATGGACTCGGCAGCCAGGGACAAAATGCAGCGCGCACTCCCCACTG GCTCTTCCTGCCCAGGGCCGGAGTGGCCGGAGCAGGAGCGGGCGGAGCAGCTGGCCCGGGGTGCAGCACTCAAGTGGGCCTCAGGCATCTTCTACCGGCCAGAGCAGCTGGCCAGGCTGGGCCAGTACCGGAGCCGTGAGGTGCAGCGGACCTGTTCTCTGGAAGCACGCATCAAG TCAGTGGTGCAGTCATACCTGGAGGGTGTGAAGACCGGGGTGTGGCAGCTGGCCCAGGCCCTTGAGGCTGTGCGGGGAACCCGAGAGGCCCTGGGCCAGGCCCGTGAGCTGCTCCGGGATATGGCTGAGGCTGCGCAGACCCTAGAACCCCTGCGGGAGCAGGTTGTACAGCACAAACAACTGCAGGCCTTGTCTCAGCTGCTGCCCCGGCTTCGAGCTG TGCCAGCTGCAGTGGCCCACACACAGACCCTGATTGATGCCCAGCGGTTCTTGGAGGCCTATGTGAGCCTCCGGGAACTGGAGCAGCTGCAAGAAGAGACATGCGCACATCTTGGGGGCCTGGAGTTGCCAGTCTTCGAGGGACTGGGCCCTCTGGCTGAGGCCCTGGGCCAGGCTGTGGAGGCGGCTGCAGGGGCTGCAGGGCAGCTGGCCCGGGAGGACCCAGCCTTGCTGGTGGCTGCCATGCGTGTGGCCGAGGTGGATGCTGGGCGCACCACCTCCCTGGAGCAAGCTCCACGGGACTGGCGACAGCGCTGTCTGCATGCACTACAGCAGGGCTTGGAGCGGGTCCACTTCGGGACATCTCTGCAGCCTGGGCCTGGGGCACTAGCAGAGTGGCTGGAGGCTCTTCGGGTGGCTCTTCCAGCCGAGTTGGCCATGGCTGAGGCTCTGGTAGCACCCTGCTGCCCACCACACTACAAAGTTGTCCAGTTGTGGGCCCACACCCTTCATGGTGGCCTGCGGCGCTGCCTGCAGCAACTCCTGGAAGGGCCTGAGCTGGAAGCTGCCGACACCTTCACCCTGCTGCACTGGGCGCTGCATGTCTACCAGGG GCCAGAGATGATGGGGAGCCTGGAGTTGGGGCCTGAGGCTGACGTGTCTGATCTGGAGCCCCTCCTGACCCTGGAAAACATCGAGCAGTTGGAGGCAACATTTGTGGCCAAAGTCCAG GCAAATGTGGCCCAGTGGCTGCAGAAGGCACTGGATGGGGAGGTAGTTGAGTGGGGCCGAGAGCAGGAACCTGACACAGACCTGTCTGGCTTCTACCACTCACCATTGCCAGCCATCGTGCTGCAG ATCCTGGAAGAGAACATTCGTGTGACCAGAATGGTCAGCGTGTCACTGCAGCGGCGGGTGCATGGCATGGCACTGTCAGAACTGAGTGCCTTCCTGAGGAG CTTCAGCGATGCTCTGATCCGATTCTCCCGAGACCATCTCAGGGGGGACGCAGTGGTCCCGCATTACGTGCCCTACCTACTGGCTACCCTCAACCACCAGTTAGCACTCAG CTCCTCCGTATCCGTCCTGCAGCCCGAATGGGTGGTTCCAGGGGTCTTGGCTCCGGTGGAGGCAGAGCTAGACAAGTTGCAGAAGAGGATCTGTCGCCTGGTGTTGGAGGCGCTGCTGGCGGAGCTACAG CTGTTGCTGGCCGAGGCGGAGCGTACGGTGGTGCTGCAGTACTTACGTGCGCTGATGCAAGGCCGCCTAGTCTGCCGCGGTGCTGACGAGAGGACCCAGGCGGCCGAGCGCCTGCAGCACGATGCGGCCCAGCTTCAGGAGCTTTTCCTCGGTTTG GGCCTGGAGGAGAGCGTTCAGTGTGCGCCAGTGCTGCTTGCATTGAGGGAGCTGCTGAACCTCAGCGACCCCACGCTACTTGGCCTCGAGGTGGCAGGTTTGCGGCAACAGTTTCCCGACGTGAGGTGCGAAGACGGGTCGGGAAGGGAGGAGACCCAGGAGGGGCTGGGCGGGGCTAACGCACCCGTAACTCCACAGCGAGGATCACGTCTCCGCCCTCCTGGACCTGCGCGGGGACGTGTCCCGAGAGCAGCGCCTGGCCGCACTCAGCTCTCTGCGGGCCGGCCCGCAGCCCTCGCCCCCAGCTGGTCGCCGAGCACTTTTCAGCCTCGTGCCAACACCTGCACCCTCGCTGGCCTCCTGCTTCCCCTCAGGGTCCTGTGCCTGACCCCTGACTGCCCGCAGAATAAAGTCACGTCCCCGTACGCCTGA